A genomic window from Klebsiella quasipneumoniae subsp. quasipneumoniae includes:
- the rpmA gene encoding 50S ribosomal protein L27, translating into MAHKKAGGSTRNGRDSEAKRLGVKRFGGEAVLAGSIIVRQRGTKFHAGTNVGCGRDHTLFALTDGKVKFEVKGPKNRKFISIVAE; encoded by the coding sequence ATGGCACATAAAAAGGCTGGCGGCTCGACTCGTAACGGTCGCGATTCAGAAGCTAAACGTCTGGGCGTAAAACGTTTCGGCGGTGAAGCAGTTCTGGCAGGTAGCATCATCGTTCGTCAACGTGGTACCAAATTCCACGCTGGCACCAACGTTGGTTGCGGCCGTGACCACACTCTGTTCGCTTTGACTGACGGTAAAGTCAAGTTCGAAGTTAAAGGCCCGAAAAACCGTAAATTCATCAGCATCGTTGCTGAATAA
- the rplU gene encoding 50S ribosomal protein L21, with protein sequence MYAVFQSGGKQHRVSEGQTVRLEKLDIATGEAVEFAEVLMIANGEEIKIGVPFVEGGVIKAEVVAHGRGEKVKIVKFRRRKHYRKQQGHRQWFTDVKITGISA encoded by the coding sequence ATGTACGCGGTTTTCCAAAGTGGTGGTAAACAACACCGAGTAAGCGAAGGTCAGACCGTTCGCCTGGAAAAGCTGGACATCGCAACTGGCGAAGCTGTTGAGTTCGCTGAAGTGCTGATGATCGCAAACGGTGAAGAAATCAAGATCGGCGTTCCTTTCGTTGAGGGCGGCGTAATCAAAGCTGAAGTTGTTGCTCACGGTCGTGGCGAGAAAGTTAAAATCGTTAAGTTTCGTCGTCGTAAACACTATCGTAAGCAGCAGGGCCATCGTCAGTGGTTCACTGATGTGAAAATCACTGGCATCAGCGCCTAA